One window from the genome of Sesamum indicum cultivar Zhongzhi No. 13 linkage group LG15, S_indicum_v1.0, whole genome shotgun sequence encodes:
- the LOC105178121 gene encoding ubiquitin carboxyl-terminal hydrolase 26 isoform X2, which yields MGHHRPTTRSKNKRSRTDDNAETSFEIFRKILLNGEVTEDHVNQLYMIWKPVCQGCRVNTKDNPNCFCGLIPPPNGSRKSGLWQKTSEIVNSLGPDPSHDLRASSNTPAGLTNLGATCYANSILQCLYMNKSFREGVFSVEPEVLGGEPVLNNLLRLFAQLHSSKMAFVDSAPFIQTLELDNGVKQDSHEFLTLLFSLLERCLSQSKVPKARTIVQDLFRGGVSHVTRCSKCGNESEASSKIEDFYELELNVKGLKSLDESLDDYLSIEELQGDNQYYCDACATRVDATRSIKLRSLPAVLNFQLKRCVFLPNTTTKKKITSVFSFPGELNMARRLSDCSELDYIYDLAAVLIHKGSAVNSGHYTAHIKDENSGEWWEFDDEHVSNLGRQPFGSTVSTPAAKGGQNGPVDCPSSTKQVDLVVEGNHVDTNVLQSSDSNGVNHVQTFSSSDAYMLMYVCRSKVYGAKIAAQSGEDKMEIDGSVISQEIDSPLPYHLLKDVDMLNSIFLDSCEQYKLKKEFELSCIMKRRHEVRSILSEAPVLSLEKPYFWISTEWLRQWADSVTPLTIDNTSIQCFHGKVPVSKINYMKRLSAEAWTALTSKYDGGPTLAKDAYCIDCIFEMGRNVVRAHIYRDQRSLMKELAEAALAGEPLDGKLYYISKSWLQQWLRRKNIDLPCDADSGPTASLRCPHGELMPELAPGAKRVLVPETLWDFIHQTAMTVKPDDPVGCSAFPSDSEPCALCSVELTEAASSEDNLREFKLKQRQSHEKLAMNKNIALYPDTKYYLLPSSWLAKWRSYVNSSGKNAYSADLDTLNAVVDVLLCEKHCKLLEKPPELVWKRELIFQKSATTGGLTLIAEDDWRLLCEEWGGTESKCISARIEINNAVEDNIIGSYPDMPISEEQLSMSDEVNVSLSRRAIVKTSPQVCEECIGERESSELMKKLNYTNEDICVCLIRGKEPPKSILDASGSISDPSRRTSKRSKKATYGNSVNLNVSGSTSIYQLKMMIWESFGDPNDTNQQVWLCLVSCWGILGKCISGSIPVNAWRMKLCWFLF from the exons ATGGGGCATCACCGACCGACGACGAGGAGTAAGAATAAGAGGAGTAGAACTGACGACAATGCTGAGACCAGCTTCGAAATTTTTAG GAAGATTCTTTTAAATGGAGAGGTAACTGAAGACCACGTAAATCAGCTGTACATGATTTGGAAGCCTGTTTGTCAAGGATGTCGAGTAAACACCAAGGACAACCCCAATTGCTTTTGTGGGCTGATCCCACCGCCCAATGGAAGTAGAAAATCTGGTTTGTGGCAGAAGACCTCTGAAATTGTAAATTCCCTTGGTCCTGATCCATCCCATGATCTCCGGGCATCCTCCAACACACCGGCAGGACTAACAAATCTTGGTGCAACTTGCTATGCTAACAGCATATTGCAATGCCTGTACATGAATAAATCATTTAGGGAAGGTGTTTTCTCTGTTGAACCTGAAGTTTTAGGTGGGGAGCCTGTTTTAAATAACCTTCTAAGACTTTTTGCACAGCTGCATTCTAGTAAGATGGCCTTTGTGGATTCAGCACCATTTATCCAGACCCTGGAACTAGATAATGGTGTTAAGCAGGACAGCCACGAGTTTCTCACCTTGCTCTTTTCTTTGCTTGAACGATGCTTGAGCCAGTCGAAAGTCCCCAAGGCCAGAACTATTGTACAAGACCTTTTCCGCGGAGGGGTCTCTCATGTGACTAG gTGCTCAAAATGTGGAAATGAGTCTGAAGCTTCTTCAAAAATTGAGGACTTCTATGAACTGGAGTTGAATGTTAAAGGTTTGAAGAGTCTAGATGAGAGTTTGGATGATTACCTAAGCATAGAGGAGCTTCAAGGAGACAATCAATATTATTGCGATGCTTGTGCTACTCGGGTTGATGCCACCCGTAGCATTAAATTGCGATCGCTGCCTGCTGTGCTAAATTTTCAGCTCAAGCGTTGTgttttccttccaaat ACAACCACTAAGAAAAAGATCACTTCAGTGTTTTCTTTTCCCGGAGAACTTAACATGGCACGAAGGTTATCTGATTGTTCTGAATTGgactatatatatgatttggCTGCTGTCTTGATACATAAGGGTTCTGCTGTCAACAGTGGGCACTATACAGCCCATATAAAGGATGAAAACAGTGGTGAGTGGTGGGAATTTGATGATGAACATGTCTCAAACTTGGGTCGACAGCCATTTGGGTCTACTGTGTCAACTCCTGCTGCTAAAGGTGGGCAAAATGGGCCAGTTGACTGCCCGTCATCTACGAAACAGGTGGATCTTGTTGTGGAGGGGAATCATGTAGATACCAACGTGCTGCAATCCTCAGATTCAAATGGTGTTAATCATGTACAAACATTTTCGTCCAGTGATGCATATATGTTAATGTATGTTTGTCGATCAAAGGTTTATGGTGCAAAAATTGCTGCACAGTCTGGTGAAGATAAAATGGAAATAGATGGTTCTGTAATTTCACAAGAAATTGATAGTCCTCTTCCCTACCATCTTTTGAAGGATGTAGATATGCTTAACTCAATATTCCTTGATTCCTGTGAACAATACAAGTTAAAAAAGGAATTTGAGCTAAGTTGCATTATGAAGCGGCGGCATGAGGTGCGTTCTATCCTTTCTGAAGCTCCAGTTCTGTCTCTTGAGAAGCCATACTTCTGGATTTCTACTGAGTGGCTGCGACAATGGGCAGACAGTGTGACTCCATT GACTATAGACAACACCTCTATACAGTGCTTCCATGGCAAGGTGCCAGTTTCAAAGATTAACTACATGAAACGTTTGTCAGCTGAAGCATGGACTGCATTAACTTCCAAG TACGATGGAGGTCCAACATTGGCCAAGGATGCCTATTGCATTGATTGCATCTTTGAGATGGGTCGCAATGTGGTGCGTGCACATATTTATAGGGACCAGAGATCATTGATGAAAGAACTTGCAGAAGCAGCACTAGCTGGGGAGCCTTTAGATGGCAAGTTGTACTATATATCTAAGTCGTG GTTGCAGCAGTGGCTGCGTAGGAAGAACATAGACTTACCATGTGATGCTGATTCTGGACCAACAGCTTCACTTAGATGTCCCCATGGGGAACTCATGCCTGAACTAGCTCCTGGTGCTAAACGTGTGCTGGTGCCTGAAACTCTTTGGGATTTTATACATCAAACTGCTATGACAGTGAAGCCTGATGACCCTGTGGGCTGTTCAGCTTTCCCCTCCGACTCTGAGCCATGTGCTTTATGCAGTGTTGAACTTACAGAAGCTGCATCCTCAGAAGACAATTTAAG AGAGTTCAAGTTGAAGCAGAGGCAGAGTCATGAAAAATTAGccatgaataaaaatatagctCTTTATCCGGATACCAAATACTATTTATTGCCCTCATCCTGGCTTGCAAAATGGAGAAGTTATGTGAATTCCAGTGGAAAAAATGCTTATTCTGCGGACCTTGATACTCTGAATGCTGTTGTTGATGTGCTGCTATGTGAAAAG CACTGTAAACTACTTGAGAAGCCTCCGGAGCTTGTCTGGAAGCGtgaacttatttttcaaaagtcaGCCACT ACAGGTGGACTGACACTCATTGCTGAGGATGATTGGCGGTTGCTCTGTGAAGAATGGGGTGGTACAGAGTCAAAATGTATTTCTGCCAGAATCGAGATCAATAATGCTGTGGAAGATAATATTATTGGGTCTTACCCAGATATGCCCATTTCTGAGGAGCAATTAAGTATGTCTGATGAAGTTAATGTCAGCTTGTCCAGAAGAGCTATTGTTAAGACTTCTCCTCAG GTTTGTGAAGAGTGTATTGGTGAAAGGGAAAGCTCTGAATTGATGAAGAAACTTAATTATACCAACGAGGACATATGTGTTTGTTTAATTCGTGGAAAGGAACCTCCAAAATCGATCTTGGATGCTTCAGGTAGCATTTCAGATCCAAGCCGCCGAACATCCAAGCGGTCAAAGAAGGCAACTTATGGGAACTCTGTAAATTTGAATGTTTCTGGATCGACATCCATTTACCAGCTGAAAATGATGATATGGGAATCATTTGGG GATCCAAATGACACAAATCAGCAAGTTTGGCTGTGTTTGGTATCATGCTGGGGTATTTTGGGGAAATGTATTTCAGGGAGTATACCGGTGAATGCGTGGAGGATGAAATTATGTTGGTTTCTGTTCTAG
- the LOC105178120 gene encoding autophagy-related protein 13b isoform X2 yields the protein MASSHGNTHSEPAKMEQIITEFFAKSLHIILESRSPYVSSRNNYSGEQVLSSPSPSSSPSSSSFKPRDKWFNLALRDCPAALENIDFWRQSNLEPMIVDVILMQRPNDWDPSSFSPKRGLARNSSGKERYYYGSDNDECGCEAKNEKIIERWVLQYESKKSSGNGGGSSGSKRSSSTSSHALYKKSILLLRSLYATVRLLPAYKLFRDLISSAQIRLYNLGHRVSSFVEPFTHREEADMQRFVFTPVDTSCGRLCLSVLYRSSVLDVSSEPSTPISPQIIPEYVGSPMAEPLKRFPSVPVSQSSPSSSPFGRRHSWSYDLYRASPPSMNPSPSPTYSESHASLSKQRSHRLPPAGLPRHLHDETPAAHMKNPSYDEYSPSPVFSPSPSPSPPPPTYVSGGNITKALLRSESAPVSIPASRLSSMPSLPNNQLMLPSPPMKGTRFTVSKHAAHPGLHQTSSTVDKLFSFSKDEPGKMLGVKPSTNSSPSKSFSRSSSRLSFQDDYDDSEFSGPFIVDEDDMVDPGSRLNYWLLLSQAHHV from the exons ATGGCGTCTTCTCATGGGAACACTCATTCAGAACCTGCCAAAATGGAACAGATAATTACAGAATTTTTTGCGAAAAGCCTTCACATAATACTGGAATCGCGGTCCCCGTATGTTTCATCACGTAATAATTACAGCGGCGAGCAAGTTTTATCCTCCCCATCCCCTTCCTCATCGCCTTCCTCCTCAAGTTTTAAGCCAAGGGACAAGTGGTTTAATCTAGCTCTGAGGGATTGTCCTGCTGCCTTAGAGAATATTGACTTTTGGCGGCAGAGTAATCTGGAGCCAATGATTGTTGATGTCATTTTAATGCAGAGGCCAAATGATTGGGACccctcaagtttctctcctaAAAGAGGACTTGCACGGAATTCATCCGGGAAAGAGCGTTATTATTATGGTTCGGATAATGATGAATGTGGGTGTGAGGCGAAGAATGAAAAGATCATTGAGAGGTGGGTTTTGCAGTATGAGAGTAAGAAGAGTAGTGGGAATGGGGGTGGTTCATCTGGGAGTAAGAGGTCGAGTTCAACAAGCTCTCATGCATTGTACAAGAAGTCCATACTATTATTAAGGTCCTTGTATGCCACCGTTAGACTTTTGCCTGCTTATAAGTTATTCCGTGATCTCATTTCGTCTGCGCAAATTCGGTTGTATAATCTTGGCCACCGGgtttcatcttttgttgaaCCATTCACCCATAGAGAAGAGGCAGATATGCAGCGATTCGTATTTACTCCAGTAGACACTTCTTGTGGTAGGCTTTGCCTCTCAGTCTTGTATCGCTCATCAGTATTGGATGTGAGTTCGGAGCCTTCAACCCCTATATCACCACAAATCATTCCAGAATATGTGGGGAGTCCCATGGCAGAACCATTGAAAAGGTTCCCATCTGTTCCTGTATCACAAAGCTCCCCATCTTCATCTCCATTTGGTAGGCGTCACAGTTGGAGTTATGACTTGTATAGAGCATCACCGCCTTCAATGAATCCGTCACCTTCACCCACATATTCAGAATCTCATGCCTCATTGTCAAAACAGCGTTCCCACCGTCTTCCTCCAGCAGGTTTACCTCGGCATTTACATGATGAAACACCTGCAGCTCATATGAAAAATCCAAGTTATGATGAGTATTCGCCTTCCCCTGTGTTTTCACCGTCTCCATCtccatcaccaccaccacccaCCTATGTTTCTGGTGGTAATATAACTAAGGCTCTTTTACGGTCTGAAAGTGCTCCTGTTAGCATACCAGCATCTAGGCTTTCTAGCATGCCTTCACTGCCAAACAACCAACTGATGCTTCCTTCACCTCCCATGAAAGGTACTCGCTTTACTGTTTCTAAGCATGCTGCACACCCAGGACTTCACCAAACCAGCTCAACAGTTGACAAG TTGTTCTCTTTCAGCAAGGATGAGCCAGGAAAGATGCTGGGTGTGAAACCATCAACAAACAGCTCGCCATCAAAATCTTTTTCTAGAAGCTCAAGTAGGCTATCATTTCAGGACGATTATGATGATTCTGAGTTTTCTGGACCATTTATTGTAGATGAGGATGACATGGTAGATCCAGGTTCCAG ATTGAATTATTGGCTGTTATTATCTCAAGCTCACCATGTTTGA
- the LOC105178121 gene encoding ubiquitin carboxyl-terminal hydrolase 26 isoform X1 has protein sequence MGHHRPTTRSKNKRSRTDDNAETSFEIFRKILLNGEVTEDHVNQLYMIWKPVCQGCRVNTKDNPNCFCGLIPPPNGSRKSGLWQKTSEIVNSLGPDPSHDLRASSNTPAGLTNLGATCYANSILQCLYMNKSFREGVFSVEPEVLGGEPVLNNLLRLFAQLHSSKMAFVDSAPFIQTLELDNGVKQDSHEFLTLLFSLLERCLSQSKVPKARTIVQDLFRGGVSHVTRCSKCGNESEASSKIEDFYELELNVKGLKSLDESLDDYLSIEELQGDNQYYCDACATRVDATRSIKLRSLPAVLNFQLKRCVFLPNTTTKKKITSVFSFPGELNMARRLSDCSELDYIYDLAAVLIHKGSAVNSGHYTAHIKDENSGEWWEFDDEHVSNLGRQPFGSTVSTPAAKGGQNGPVDCPSSTKQVDLVVEGNHVDTNVLQSSDSNGVNHVQTFSSSDAYMLMYVCRSKVYGAKIAAQSGEDKMEIDGSVISQEIDSPLPYHLLKDVDMLNSIFLDSCEQYKLKKEFELSCIMKRRHEVRSILSEAPVLSLEKPYFWISTEWLRQWADSVTPLTIDNTSIQCFHGKVPVSKINYMKRLSAEAWTALTSKYDGGPTLAKDAYCIDCIFEMGRNVVRAHIYRDQRSLMKELAEAALAGEPLDGKLYYISKSWLQQWLRRKNIDLPCDADSGPTASLRCPHGELMPELAPGAKRVLVPETLWDFIHQTAMTVKPDDPVGCSAFPSDSEPCALCSVELTEAASSEDNLREFKLKQRQSHEKLAMNKNIALYPDTKYYLLPSSWLAKWRSYVNSSGKNAYSADLDTLNAVVDVLLCEKHCKLLEKPPELVWKRELIFQKSATTGGLTLIAEDDWRLLCEEWGGTESKCISARIEINNAVEDNIIGSYPDMPISEEQLSMSDEVNVSLSRRAIVKTSPQVCEECIGERESSELMKKLNYTNEDICVCLIRGKEPPKSILDASGSISDPSRRTSKRSKKATYGNSVNLNVSGSTSIYQLKMMIWESFGVVKENQVLHKGPNIIDGETACLADVNIFPGDILWVTDSKIHENRDIADELLDPNLDLQKAEEGFRGTLLASTISSQAISEACSN, from the exons ATGGGGCATCACCGACCGACGACGAGGAGTAAGAATAAGAGGAGTAGAACTGACGACAATGCTGAGACCAGCTTCGAAATTTTTAG GAAGATTCTTTTAAATGGAGAGGTAACTGAAGACCACGTAAATCAGCTGTACATGATTTGGAAGCCTGTTTGTCAAGGATGTCGAGTAAACACCAAGGACAACCCCAATTGCTTTTGTGGGCTGATCCCACCGCCCAATGGAAGTAGAAAATCTGGTTTGTGGCAGAAGACCTCTGAAATTGTAAATTCCCTTGGTCCTGATCCATCCCATGATCTCCGGGCATCCTCCAACACACCGGCAGGACTAACAAATCTTGGTGCAACTTGCTATGCTAACAGCATATTGCAATGCCTGTACATGAATAAATCATTTAGGGAAGGTGTTTTCTCTGTTGAACCTGAAGTTTTAGGTGGGGAGCCTGTTTTAAATAACCTTCTAAGACTTTTTGCACAGCTGCATTCTAGTAAGATGGCCTTTGTGGATTCAGCACCATTTATCCAGACCCTGGAACTAGATAATGGTGTTAAGCAGGACAGCCACGAGTTTCTCACCTTGCTCTTTTCTTTGCTTGAACGATGCTTGAGCCAGTCGAAAGTCCCCAAGGCCAGAACTATTGTACAAGACCTTTTCCGCGGAGGGGTCTCTCATGTGACTAG gTGCTCAAAATGTGGAAATGAGTCTGAAGCTTCTTCAAAAATTGAGGACTTCTATGAACTGGAGTTGAATGTTAAAGGTTTGAAGAGTCTAGATGAGAGTTTGGATGATTACCTAAGCATAGAGGAGCTTCAAGGAGACAATCAATATTATTGCGATGCTTGTGCTACTCGGGTTGATGCCACCCGTAGCATTAAATTGCGATCGCTGCCTGCTGTGCTAAATTTTCAGCTCAAGCGTTGTgttttccttccaaat ACAACCACTAAGAAAAAGATCACTTCAGTGTTTTCTTTTCCCGGAGAACTTAACATGGCACGAAGGTTATCTGATTGTTCTGAATTGgactatatatatgatttggCTGCTGTCTTGATACATAAGGGTTCTGCTGTCAACAGTGGGCACTATACAGCCCATATAAAGGATGAAAACAGTGGTGAGTGGTGGGAATTTGATGATGAACATGTCTCAAACTTGGGTCGACAGCCATTTGGGTCTACTGTGTCAACTCCTGCTGCTAAAGGTGGGCAAAATGGGCCAGTTGACTGCCCGTCATCTACGAAACAGGTGGATCTTGTTGTGGAGGGGAATCATGTAGATACCAACGTGCTGCAATCCTCAGATTCAAATGGTGTTAATCATGTACAAACATTTTCGTCCAGTGATGCATATATGTTAATGTATGTTTGTCGATCAAAGGTTTATGGTGCAAAAATTGCTGCACAGTCTGGTGAAGATAAAATGGAAATAGATGGTTCTGTAATTTCACAAGAAATTGATAGTCCTCTTCCCTACCATCTTTTGAAGGATGTAGATATGCTTAACTCAATATTCCTTGATTCCTGTGAACAATACAAGTTAAAAAAGGAATTTGAGCTAAGTTGCATTATGAAGCGGCGGCATGAGGTGCGTTCTATCCTTTCTGAAGCTCCAGTTCTGTCTCTTGAGAAGCCATACTTCTGGATTTCTACTGAGTGGCTGCGACAATGGGCAGACAGTGTGACTCCATT GACTATAGACAACACCTCTATACAGTGCTTCCATGGCAAGGTGCCAGTTTCAAAGATTAACTACATGAAACGTTTGTCAGCTGAAGCATGGACTGCATTAACTTCCAAG TACGATGGAGGTCCAACATTGGCCAAGGATGCCTATTGCATTGATTGCATCTTTGAGATGGGTCGCAATGTGGTGCGTGCACATATTTATAGGGACCAGAGATCATTGATGAAAGAACTTGCAGAAGCAGCACTAGCTGGGGAGCCTTTAGATGGCAAGTTGTACTATATATCTAAGTCGTG GTTGCAGCAGTGGCTGCGTAGGAAGAACATAGACTTACCATGTGATGCTGATTCTGGACCAACAGCTTCACTTAGATGTCCCCATGGGGAACTCATGCCTGAACTAGCTCCTGGTGCTAAACGTGTGCTGGTGCCTGAAACTCTTTGGGATTTTATACATCAAACTGCTATGACAGTGAAGCCTGATGACCCTGTGGGCTGTTCAGCTTTCCCCTCCGACTCTGAGCCATGTGCTTTATGCAGTGTTGAACTTACAGAAGCTGCATCCTCAGAAGACAATTTAAG AGAGTTCAAGTTGAAGCAGAGGCAGAGTCATGAAAAATTAGccatgaataaaaatatagctCTTTATCCGGATACCAAATACTATTTATTGCCCTCATCCTGGCTTGCAAAATGGAGAAGTTATGTGAATTCCAGTGGAAAAAATGCTTATTCTGCGGACCTTGATACTCTGAATGCTGTTGTTGATGTGCTGCTATGTGAAAAG CACTGTAAACTACTTGAGAAGCCTCCGGAGCTTGTCTGGAAGCGtgaacttatttttcaaaagtcaGCCACT ACAGGTGGACTGACACTCATTGCTGAGGATGATTGGCGGTTGCTCTGTGAAGAATGGGGTGGTACAGAGTCAAAATGTATTTCTGCCAGAATCGAGATCAATAATGCTGTGGAAGATAATATTATTGGGTCTTACCCAGATATGCCCATTTCTGAGGAGCAATTAAGTATGTCTGATGAAGTTAATGTCAGCTTGTCCAGAAGAGCTATTGTTAAGACTTCTCCTCAG GTTTGTGAAGAGTGTATTGGTGAAAGGGAAAGCTCTGAATTGATGAAGAAACTTAATTATACCAACGAGGACATATGTGTTTGTTTAATTCGTGGAAAGGAACCTCCAAAATCGATCTTGGATGCTTCAGGTAGCATTTCAGATCCAAGCCGCCGAACATCCAAGCGGTCAAAGAAGGCAACTTATGGGAACTCTGTAAATTTGAATGTTTCTGGATCGACATCCATTTACCAGCTGAAAATGATGATATGGGAATCATTTGGG GTTGTTAAGGAAAACCAGGTACTCCACAAAGGTCCCAACATAATCGATGGGGAAACAGCTTGTCTTGCTGATGTGAATATTTTTCCTGGAGACATCCTATGGGTGACTGATTCTAAGATTCATGAGAATCGTGATATTGCTG ATGAGCTTTTGGACCCAAATTTGGACTTGCAAAAGGCAGAAGAGGGTTTTCGTGGTACACTTCTGGCATCAACAATTTCATCCCAGGCCATCTCTGAAGCATGTTCAAACTAA
- the LOC105178120 gene encoding autophagy-related protein 13b isoform X1 has protein sequence MASSHGNTHSEPAKMEQIITEFFAKSLHIILESRSPYVSSRNNYSGEQVLSSPSPSSSPSSSSFKPRDKWFNLALRDCPAALENIDFWRQSNLEPMIVDVILMQRPNDWDPSSFSPKRGLARNSSGKERYYYGSDNDECGCEAKNEKIIERWVLQYESKKSSGNGGGSSGSKRSSSTSSHALYKKSILLLRSLYATVRLLPAYKLFRDLISSAQIRLYNLGHRVSSFVEPFTHREEADMQRFVFTPVDTSCGRLCLSVLYRSSVLDVSSEPSTPISPQIIPEYVGSPMAEPLKRFPSVPVSQSSPSSSPFGRRHSWSYDLYRASPPSMNPSPSPTYSESHASLSKQRSHRLPPAGLPRHLHDETPAAHMKNPSYDEYSPSPVFSPSPSPSPPPPTYVSGGNITKALLRSESAPVSIPASRLSSMPSLPNNQLMLPSPPMKGTRFTVSKHAAHPGLHQTSSTVDKLFSFSKDEPGKMLGVKPSTNSSPSKSFSRSSSRLSFQDDYDDSEFSGPFIVDEDDMVDPGSRPGSFDLPGHSSIPHEPGGIFPVKKSQDAAVGALVHMLKKAPPLRQDISVTTQLPQGSKLHTLRSCMQDTNETSEEPTSNLSSSGLIASKTTADALEELRGYREMKDLLIMQSKISQA, from the exons ATGGCGTCTTCTCATGGGAACACTCATTCAGAACCTGCCAAAATGGAACAGATAATTACAGAATTTTTTGCGAAAAGCCTTCACATAATACTGGAATCGCGGTCCCCGTATGTTTCATCACGTAATAATTACAGCGGCGAGCAAGTTTTATCCTCCCCATCCCCTTCCTCATCGCCTTCCTCCTCAAGTTTTAAGCCAAGGGACAAGTGGTTTAATCTAGCTCTGAGGGATTGTCCTGCTGCCTTAGAGAATATTGACTTTTGGCGGCAGAGTAATCTGGAGCCAATGATTGTTGATGTCATTTTAATGCAGAGGCCAAATGATTGGGACccctcaagtttctctcctaAAAGAGGACTTGCACGGAATTCATCCGGGAAAGAGCGTTATTATTATGGTTCGGATAATGATGAATGTGGGTGTGAGGCGAAGAATGAAAAGATCATTGAGAGGTGGGTTTTGCAGTATGAGAGTAAGAAGAGTAGTGGGAATGGGGGTGGTTCATCTGGGAGTAAGAGGTCGAGTTCAACAAGCTCTCATGCATTGTACAAGAAGTCCATACTATTATTAAGGTCCTTGTATGCCACCGTTAGACTTTTGCCTGCTTATAAGTTATTCCGTGATCTCATTTCGTCTGCGCAAATTCGGTTGTATAATCTTGGCCACCGGgtttcatcttttgttgaaCCATTCACCCATAGAGAAGAGGCAGATATGCAGCGATTCGTATTTACTCCAGTAGACACTTCTTGTGGTAGGCTTTGCCTCTCAGTCTTGTATCGCTCATCAGTATTGGATGTGAGTTCGGAGCCTTCAACCCCTATATCACCACAAATCATTCCAGAATATGTGGGGAGTCCCATGGCAGAACCATTGAAAAGGTTCCCATCTGTTCCTGTATCACAAAGCTCCCCATCTTCATCTCCATTTGGTAGGCGTCACAGTTGGAGTTATGACTTGTATAGAGCATCACCGCCTTCAATGAATCCGTCACCTTCACCCACATATTCAGAATCTCATGCCTCATTGTCAAAACAGCGTTCCCACCGTCTTCCTCCAGCAGGTTTACCTCGGCATTTACATGATGAAACACCTGCAGCTCATATGAAAAATCCAAGTTATGATGAGTATTCGCCTTCCCCTGTGTTTTCACCGTCTCCATCtccatcaccaccaccacccaCCTATGTTTCTGGTGGTAATATAACTAAGGCTCTTTTACGGTCTGAAAGTGCTCCTGTTAGCATACCAGCATCTAGGCTTTCTAGCATGCCTTCACTGCCAAACAACCAACTGATGCTTCCTTCACCTCCCATGAAAGGTACTCGCTTTACTGTTTCTAAGCATGCTGCACACCCAGGACTTCACCAAACCAGCTCAACAGTTGACAAG TTGTTCTCTTTCAGCAAGGATGAGCCAGGAAAGATGCTGGGTGTGAAACCATCAACAAACAGCTCGCCATCAAAATCTTTTTCTAGAAGCTCAAGTAGGCTATCATTTCAGGACGATTATGATGATTCTGAGTTTTCTGGACCATTTATTGTAGATGAGGATGACATGGTAGATCCAGGTTCCAG ACCAGGCTCTTTTGATCTGCCAGGACATTCATCCATACCCCATGAGCCTGGTGGGATCTTTCCTGTTAAAAAATCACAAGATGCTGCAGTGGGTGCTCTTGTTCATATGCTGAAGAAAGCACCGCCGCTTCGTCAAGACATTTCTGTTACCACTCAACTTCCACAGGGTTCCAAACTTCACACTCTGAGGAGCTGCATGCAAGATACTAATGAGACTTCTGAAGAGCCTACTTCGAATCTTTCGTCCTCCGGGCTTATTGCATCCAAGACTACAGCTGATGCACTGGAGGAGCTCCGGGGGTATAGAGAAATGAAAGACTTGCTGATTATGCAAAGTAAAATTTCTCAGGCATAG